The sequence AGACCAGAATTCTGGTGACTACCATACCTCAGACTCAGCAGCTGCTTTAGCATCCTCGCCCTTGAAACCATCATCACCTGCAATGCATGTCAGATTTGAGACCAATTGAATTGgctttttctaatcaaaatacctctctctctctctctctctctctctaaactaGGAGGGCTGGAAGCCTGGTCTAAATTAAAGGGCAGGATTATACCCAAGTCACTGGTATCAATATGCAGTGACTTTACCAACTGAACCAGTTGGCAGCCCCACTGAACAAAGGTGATAATAATTGAGCATCCCTCTGGCAAGCATCAACATAACTTCATATTTGCCTCCCATAGAAATAACCAGCCAATATTTGGGggcacatacatacacacaaacAACCCACTCATGCTAGCAAAATTCATAATTATCATACCAAATACAAAAAGGATGCCAAGTATATTAAACTTCTTGCAAATTTGGATTGCACAGAACAAGGAAAAATAACTCTGGGACTTTGTTTTAGTTTCCAGTGTTACTACGCCTTTTATTTTAGTTGGACCGGAATACATGCACATGTAAGATGGTAAAATGTTATACGTCAAATCAACcgacaatatttatagtatgatACCTCCATCATCAGGTAAATCAGAAGTCCAGAGGGTAAGATTGTCCCTCAACAACTGCATAATTAATGTGCTATCCTTGTAGGACTCTTCACTTAAAGTGTCCAGTTCTGCAATTGCCTCATCAAAGGCTTGTTTTGCCAAATGACATGCCCTGAAAAATTGTCCAAAAATTATTCTAGGAAACTAAGGGAGGAAGGTAACAACTCAAACGAAATATTAGAAAGACTTAGTTATACCTTTCAGGGGAATTCATAATTTCATAATAGAAAACTGAGAAGTTCAGTGCGAGACCAAGACGAATTGGGTGGGTCGGTGGCAGATCAGTGTTGGCTGTGTTAGTGGCAGCCTAAAGAAATGCAAACAATGTAAGAAAAAATACTGGTATTAAATAAAGAGCAAATGCTGGACATACTTGATAGCCCTTCAAAGACTGTTCGGctgcttctttcctctcttgaTCGGTCTTAAACTCTGCAAGATAGCGGTAGTAATCACCCTTCCTGCATTGTACATAATCAGAGAGATTGATAAGTATCATTTCAGATTTGGGCATCAAGGAATGAAAAAGGGTGAGCCTAGTTGATATCTTCACAAGTGGGAACCAATAATCTAAACTTCCATCCTTGGCAAGATGGCGATAATGATGCATGTAATCCAAGGTTCTGCTCACTAAATAGAACCATCGATGAAGATTCAAACAAATTGCAGTATAAAATTGTTATGTATCAATATCATTCAAACACAAGATCATGTAAGCGAGAATTGTGACTAGTAATTCACTTTGTGATCAGCCATAGGCACATTTCACCACGTTCTAATAAGTCTATTTTCCAGTGTTACTACCACACTTTAAAGCAATgagcaaaacaaaaaagaaaaaaaaagaaagcagccTCAATTAATTGATGGTGAAATTTACTTCTATAGATTATTGAAGCACTTCCTCATTATGAATTTGGATTGCCATGACTGATAAAACACATTTAAATGTCTTCTGCACCATTTCGATGATACATGCCGGTAACCAAATCTTTACCATGATTCCatgaataaaaattataaaaaaatgctATATGGAATCTGGAAGTAAAGACTATTTAACAAGCTATTATCTAAGATGATAGGTTAGCTCAGCAGTATCAAGTAACTTCCAAACATTTCTTATCAATATAAACTTAAAAGGAACTATAGAATAAGAAATACAATCAAGCGGAAATATGACTTACATTTTGTAATAGAAAACAGTAGACTCCCCAGAGCCAGAAGATGGGATCAGGTGCTCATCTATGATAGCCAAGATATCATTGCATATCTGAGTGAGTTCTTCTTCCACCTTTTGACAATAACCTTTAATTACCTTAACATTTTGTTCATTCCCTTTTGACTCTTCTTTCTGCTCAATAGATGACATGATGCGCCATGATGCTCGGCGAGCCCCAATAACATTTTTATAACCCACTGAGAGGAGGTTTCTCTCCTCAACTGTCAGCTCCAAATCAAGCCTGGCAACTTTCTTCATACTTTCAACCATTTCTGGATCAAGAGAGTAGCAACCATAAGACTGTTATTGCCATAACAGGTGCGCAGGTTTTTCTTGCAGTGTTTAGAAGCCATCCACACTATGAATAGCAAAGAAAGCTACGCAAGAAGTCTAGATAAATTTATATTtcactatttttgatgaaaagagACAGAATACCCATCTAATAGAATTACCCAGGTCTAAATACTTGGATAATATCACCTCCCAAGTTTTGAACCTGGAATTTCCTCCAAATGGAAGAGGGGATGACAAGTACTGTTGCAACATGTATGAGATGCTGAACCAAACTCAAAATAGCACATTATGTGAAAACTAAAACATATAACACGTCCATTCATAGCATTGCACACCATATGGCCATCTACATGTCGATATAAATCcatgaaataaatttaatttaGTATTACATCTGTACTCAGATGGCATGCTCCTCCATAAAGAAAATTATTAATTAACATAACAATAATGGGCCATCATAACTTTTGAATTTTCTCCTTCAGATTTTATCCCTGTTTATACTTGCAGATAACTAATATCTCGGATTTTGTCATTTTCCTACAAGAAGACAAAATTTTCCAACTACCATGAACCTTCATCTAAGCATAGGATCTCGAAGCATCTatatcaatcataaatgataCTTCCACTCCCAATACCCTTTTGAGCTTTACAGAGACAATACAAGCACTGATCTTATGATCGTCTTCTGAATTTCCAAAAACAATCATGAACAAACCAATACGCCTTCAGGAAGATCCAGGAATTGCAAAATAACAGATCAAGACATgaaatttctataatttatcTCATGAACAAAGAAATTTATCCGAGATAAGATAACAACAACCCCGACAATAAATAATCCAAATAGGCGGCAAA is a genomic window of Phoenix dactylifera cultivar Barhee BC4 chromosome 4, palm_55x_up_171113_PBpolish2nd_filt_p, whole genome shotgun sequence containing:
- the LOC103720068 gene encoding 14-3-3-like protein GF14 iota isoform X3 — encoded protein: MSTEKERESHVYMAKLAEQAERYDEMVESMKKVARLDLELTVEERNLLSVGYKNVIGARRASWRIMSSIEQKEESKGNEQNVKVIKGYCQKVEEELTQICNDILAIIDEHLIPSSGSGESTVFYYKMKGDYYRYLAEFKTDQERKEAAEQSLKGYQAATNTANTDLPPTHPIRLGLALNFSVFYYEIMNSPERACHLAKQAFDEAIAELDTLSEESYKDSTLIMQLLRDNLTLWTSDLPDDGGDDGFKGEDAKAAAESEW
- the LOC103720068 gene encoding 14-3-3-like protein GF14 iota isoform X2 yields the protein MSTEKERESHVYMAKLAEQAERYDEMVESMKKVARLDLELTVEERNLLSVGYKNVIGARRASWRIMSSIEQKEESKGNEQNVKVIKGYCQKVEEELTQICNDILAIIDEHLIPSSGSGESTVFYYKMKGDYYRYLAEFKTDQERKEAAEQSLKGYQAATNTANTDLPPTHPIRLGLALNFSVFYYEIMNSPERACHLAKQAFDEAIAELDTLSEESYKDSTLIMQLLRDNLTLWTSDLPDDGGDDGFKGEDAKAAAESEN
- the LOC103720068 gene encoding 14-3-3-like protein GF14 iota isoform X1, whose translation is MSTEKERESHVYMAKLAEQAERYDEMVESMKKVARLDLELTVEERNLLSVGYKNVIGARRASWRIMSSIEQKEESKGNEQNVKVIKGYCQKVEEELTQICNDILAIIDEHLIPSSGSGESTVFYYKMKGDYYRYLAEFKTDQERKEAAEQSLKGYQAATNTANTDLPPTHPIRLGLALNFSVFYYEIMNSPERACHLAKQAFDEAIAELDTLSEESYKDSTLIMQLLRDNLTLWTSDLPDDGGDDGFKGEDAKAAAESESKN